The segment CATCGACATGGGCCCCGGACCCGCGGAGGACGGAGGCCGCATCGTGGCGGCGGGTCCACCCGCCGTCGTTGCGGAGTCCGAGGCTTCGCTCACGGGCGCTTTCCTCCGCGTGCGGGCGGAGCGGCTCGGGCTCGATGCGGCGGCCGTCGCCGGGGCGGAGTCGGCGTGACGGGAGCGGGCGCGCCACGCGTCTCCATCCTTCTGCCGTGCCGGGACGCCGAGCCGTTCCTGGGCGGGTGCATTGAAAGCCTTGTCGCGCAATCCGAGCCGCGTTTCGAGGTACTCGCGCTCGACGACGGTTCGAGCGACGGCACCGGACCGCTGCTTCGGGCGTGGGCGGAACGGGACTCCCGCGTCCGCCTCGTCGATCGCGACGGTTCGGGAATCGTGGCGGCGCTGCGCCGGCTTTCGGACGAGGCGCGGTCGCCGCTCCTCGCCCGCATGGACGCCGACGATGTCGCGCGCCCCGGCCGGCTGGCCGCGCAACTTCGCCTCCTCGCCCGCCGCCCGGATATCGCCGCGTGCGGCACGGGCGTTCGCTACTTCCCGCGGCCCCGGCGCGGCTCAGGCTACCTCCGCTACGAGGGCTGGATCAACGGGCTCACCGAGCCCGCCGCGGTCGAGCGGGACCTGTTCGTCGAGTGTCCGATCGCCCACCCCACGCTGATGGTGCGGCGCGACGCCTTCGAGGCGGTCGGCGGCTATCGCGACGCCGGAGGGCCGGAGGACTACGACCTCATCTTGCGGCTGGCCGCGGCGGGCTGTCGCATGACGAACGTGCCGCAGATTCTCCACGAGTGGCGCCTGGGTCTGCACCGGCTGTCGGAGCGGTCGGACCGCTACAGTCCCGACGCGTTCCGGCGTCTGAAAGTCGCGCACCTGGCGAACGGCCGCGTGCTGGCGTGCCGGCCGCTCGTCATCTGGGGCGCCGGCAAGGTCGGCAAGGCCTTCGCGCGCGGCTGGCTCGAACAGGTCGGCGCCGGGAGCCGCATGCTCCCGGTGGAGGCGTTCGTGGATCTGGACCCCCGCAAGATCGGGCAGAGCATCCACGGAGCCGTGGTCCTCCGCCCGGAAGACCTCCCGGCGTTCGGCGCGCCCGCCCGCCCGTACATGCTCCTCGCGGTGGGGACGCCCGGCGCGCGCCGCGAGATCCGGGAGGCGCTTCAGGCCCTGGGTTTTAGGGAGATCGAGGACTACCGGGCCGTAGCCTGATCGCCGAGCACCTCCCACGTCACGTCATCGAACTCCCGCAACAGGTCCGCGCCGTACGCGGAAGACGGGGTCTGGTAGCCCGCCTTGACGTCGCCGGCGAGCGCGCGTCCCGCGATGGCGACCGCCACCGTCGCGGTGAAGCCGTACGGGTCCGGCGTCCGCACGCGCGCCGCCACCCGCCTGCCCTCCACGTCTTCGATCTCCGCGACCAGAATCGCGTGCGCCGTCCGGCGCGCCGATTCGCTCGGCCCCTCCGGCCCGCGGTCGAGCAGGCGGTTCAGCAGCGCCTGTCCCGTCCGCGCGGCCAGAAGCGGACCGAAGCCACGCAGGACCCGCGTGAGGCGCGTGAAGCTCCGGGTCGCCTGCAGGTATGTCTCGATGTTCGGTATTCCCGTGGAATGGAAGGCCGTCGTCACGTCTCCCAGCACGCCGACGAGCGCGGCGTCAGGCGGGGGTCCGAAATCGAACGCGTGACGCAGTTGGCCGGGGCGCACGGTAGCGATCGCGCCGTCGCGCCGGATCCGGAACTGCCCGATCGCCTGGGCGACCGTGCGCATGGTGCCGCGGGAGGCGCCGCTCCGGGCCGCGAGGCCCAGCCGCAGGGTGCGCCCGCCCGGATGCCGCGCAGCGAGGTCCGCGATGAGGCAGTCGCTCGGGACGACGTCGAACCCGACGCCCGGCAGGACCATGATGCCGGCCGCGGCGGCCTCCGACCCGCGCGCGGCCAGCGCCTCGAACACATCGATCTCGCCGGTGATGTCGAGATAGTGCGTGCCCGTCTTCAGGCAGGCGTCGTACATCGGGAGGGCCGTGCGCGAGAACGGTCCCGCGCAATGAAGGACGACCGAAACGTCCTCCAGCGCGCCAGCAAGCGCGGCCGGGTCGTCCAGCCCGAAGGCCCGCGTCGCCAGGACCCGCGCCCCGGAGGTCGCCGACGCCAGGGCCGCGAGCTTCTCCGGGTCCCGGCCGGCGGCGACGGGCCTCAGCCCGCACCGAAGCGCCTCCGTGACCGCGAGCCGTCCGGTATATCCCGTGGCCCCGTAGATGAGCAGTTTCGATTCACGCATGTCCCCAACCTACGGAGCGACTCGCCATGCGTCTGCTGCTGTTCAGCGATCTCCACACCGATCTCGCGGCCGCCGCGTCGATCGTCGAACGGGCCGCCGGCTTCGACGCGGTCGTCGGGGCGGGCGACTTCGCGGTGAAGCGCCGCGGCCTGGACACGATCATCGAAGTCCTGGCCGCGATCGAGACCCCCACCGTTCTCGTGCCCGGAAACGGCGAATCCGCCGAGGAACTCTCCGAGGCGTGCCGCGGCTGGCCGGCGGCTCGCGTCCTGCATGGAGAGGGCGTCGACATCGGCGGTGTGCCCTTCTTCGGACTCGGTGGCGGAGTGCCCATGACGCCGTTCGGCTCGTGGAGCTACGACTTCACGGAAGAGGAGGCGCTGGGCCTCCTCGCGCCTTGCCCCGAGGGAGCCGTGCTCGTGTCCCACTCCCCTCCGCTCGGCCACGCGGACGCCGACGCGTCGGGTCGGCGCATGGGCAGTACGGCCGTGCTCGAAGCCATCGAACGGACCCGCCCCCGCCTCGTCGTCTGCGGGCACATCCACGGCTCGTGGGGCGTGCGCTCCCGGGTCGGCGACACGCCGATCGTGAACGCCGGTCCCGGAGGCGTGGAGTGGCGTCTGAAAAGTCGCGGAATGCCCGAAAATCCGGTAGATTAGAGGGTCTCACCGAGTGCGGCCGGGCTCCCCCGGCCGCCGCATCCTCGAGGATCTCGAAAACGCCAGTTTCCACGGGAATCCATGACCACCGAGAGCATAGAACGCGTCGAGCAGAGACCGCTCGAAGAAGAGATGCGCGAATCGTTCATCGACTACTCGATGAGCGTCATCGTGCAGCGCGCCCTGCCCGACGTTCGCGACGGCCTGAAGCCGGTTCACCGGCGGATCCTGTACGCGATGCACGAGGCCGGCCTCGGCCCGACCCGACCCTACAGAAAGAGCGCCACCGTCGTCGGTGACGTGATCGGAAAATACCACCCGCACGGCGATTCGGCCGTCTACGATTCGCTCGTCCGGATGGCGCAGGAGTTTTCGCTCCGGTATCCGCTCGTCGACGGACAGGGCAACTTCGGGTCCGTGGACGGCGACTCCGCCGCGGCCTACCGGTACACGGAGGCCCGGCTCGCGGGATTCGCGAGCGAGCTTCTGGGCGACATCGACAAGGACACCGTCGACCACACGCCGAACTTCGACGATCGGCTGCAGGAGCCGACGGTGCTGCCCTCCGCGCTCCCCAACCTCCTCGTCAACGGCTCGTCGGGCATCGCGGTAGGCATGGCGACGAACATTCCCCCGCACAACCTCCGAGAGGTGGCCGCCGCCTGTCACCGCCTCATCGAGGCGCCCGACACGACGCTCGACGAATTGATGGAGATCATTCGCGGGCCCGATTTTCCCACCGGGGGCGCGATTTTCGGCGGGGCCGGGATCCGCGAAGCCTACCGGCAGGGCCGCGGCCGGGTCGTGATGCGCGCGAAGGCGGATATCGAGGAGGGGCGGGACGGACGCGACCGCATCATCGTCCGCGAGATCCCCTTCATGGTGAACAAGACCCGCCTCATCGAGCAGATCGCGGGTCTCGTGCGCGACAAGAAGATCACGGACATCTCCGACCTCCGCGACGAGTCCGACCGGGACGGGATCCGGGTCGTCATCGAACTGAAACGCGATGCGGTGCCGCAGATCGTCCTGAACCAGCTCTTCAAGGGCACGCAGCTTCAATCCACGTTCGGCGTCATCATGCTCGCGCTCGTCAACGGCGAGCCGCAGGTGATGGACCTCAAGACGATGCTCGGGCACTTCCTCGAGCACCGGCACGAGGTCGTGGAGCGTCGGACGCGCTTCGAGTACGGCGTGGCGAAGGACCGGGAACACGTCCTCGAGGGGCTCAAGGTCGCGGTCGACAACATCGACGAAGTCATCCGCATCATCCGTGCCTCGCCCGAGACGGAGGTCGCGAGCGCGGAACTCCGGTCGGCCTTTGATCTCAGCGAACGCCAGGCCGACGCGATCCTGAACATGCGGCTCGCGCGCCTCACGGGTCTCGAGATCGAGAAACTCGAGGAGGAACTGGAGAAGGTCCGCGCGCGCCGGCAGGAACTCGAGGCCATCCTCGCCTCGCGCGACCTGCGGATGGAGATCGTCGGAGAGGAGTTGACGACCCTCGTCGACAAGTTCGGTGACGAGCGCCGGACCGAGATCGTGCCGGACACCTCGGACCTGACGGATGAGGACCTCATCGCCGAAGAGCGGATGGTCATCACCGTCTCGCATTCCGGCTACATCAAGCGCATCGAGCCCCAGGTGTACCGGGCGCAGCGGCGCGGCGGGCGCGGGATCGCCGGCATGGGCACGAAGGAAGAGGACTGGGTGGAGCACCTCTTCCTCGCCTCGACCCACGACTACCTCCTCATCTTCACGACCGCGGGCCGGATGTACTGGCTCAAGGTGTACCAGATCCCCCCCGCCCGGCGGACCGCGCGCGGGAAGCCCATCGTGAACCTGCTCCAGATGGCGAAGGATGAGAAAATCGCCTCCATCGTCCGGGCGCGGGAGTTCAGCGACGACCGCTTCCTCATCTTTGCCACCCGCCGGGGCCTCGTGAAGAAGACGAGCCTCGCCGCGTACCGGAACGTGCGCGCGCCGGGTCTTCGTGCGATCAACATCCTCGAGGACGACCGGCTCATCGACGTCAAGGTCAGCGATGGCTCGAACGACGTCGTCCTGGCGACCCGACGGGGGAGGGCGATCCGGTTCTCCGAAGGGGACGTGCGGGAGGTTGGGCGCGTCGCCCAGGGTGTGCGCGGCATCAGGCTACAGAAGGGGGACACCGTCGTCGGAATGGTGGTCGCGCGGCGGGGCGGCTCCCTCTTGACCGCGACGGATCTGGGGATCGGCAAGCGGAGCAACGTAGACGACTACCGACTCACGAGACGCGCCGGACAGGGAGTGATCAACCTGAAGGTCACCGAGAGGTCGGGCGAGGTGGCGGCGGTCCGGGAAGTGACGGACGACGATGAGTTGATGTTCGTGACCCGCAACGGCGTCATCAACCGGCAACGGGCCGAGGAGATCCGCGTGATCGGCCGCAACACGCAGGGCGTGCGACTCGTCTCGCTCGACGACGGGGACGAGCTCGTGGACGTGGCGGGTCTGATCGATCCGATCGGAACCGATCCGGCGGCGGACGATCCGGCGGAGGTTGACGCTCTTGACGGCGCCGACGCCGGCGACGTCGAGGCCACCGAGTGACCGGCGCAACCGCGACGCTCGTTTCGCTCGCCGACGTCGAGGCCGCGCACGAGCGGATTCGCGGCGCGGTCCGTCGCACGCCGCTGATCCCTGCCCCGTTCCCGCGCGCAGACGGGCGCGGCGCGACCGATGCGCCGGACGGCGTATGGCTGAAGTGCGAGAACCTCCAGCGCGTCTCGGCCTTCAAGGCGCGCGGCGCGTACAACTACGTGAGCCGGCTCTCGCCGGAAGAGCGGGCCGCCGGGCTTCTGACCTACTCGTCGGGCAATCACGCGCAGGCCGTGGCGTGGACCGCCCGCGCGTTCGGCGTGCCGGCGCGGATCGTGATGCCCGTCGATGCGCCCGACGTGAAGCGCGAGGCGACGATCGCCCTCGGGGCCGAGGTCGAACTCGAGGGCACGACGTCGGCCGAGCGCAAGGCGCGCGCCGAGGAGATCCAGCGGGAGCTCGGCGGGACGATGGTGCCGCCGTTCGACGACCCCGACATCATCGCGGGACAGGGGACCGTGGCGCTCGAGATCGTCGAGCAACTCGGCTCCCGGGAGCCGGGGATGGTGCTCGCTCCGATCGGCGGCGGCGGGCAGCTGTCCGGCGTCGCGGCCGTGGTCCGACGCCGGTGCCCGGAGGCCGAGGTGATCGGCGTCGAACCCGCGGGGGCGGCCTCGATGCTGCGCTCGCTCGAGCACGGCGCCCCCGTCACGCTCGATAGCGTGTCCACCGTGGCCGATGGCCTCAAGCCGGTCCGCCCCGGCGACCTCACCTTCGCCCACTGCCGCGACCTCGTGGACCGCGTCATCACGGTCGACGACGGGGCGATCCGCGATGCCGTGCGCTGGCTCTTCGGCCTGCGGCTCGTCGTGGAGCCTTCCGGAGCGGCCACGGTGGCCGCGCTGCTCAACGGCGCGGTGACGCCCGCGGCGCGGGGGGAGACCGTGGCGATCCTGTCCGGCGGCAACATCGAACCCGCGCTCCTCGCCGACTGGATCGGCGGTTGATGGTCTCAAACGGAGCCGGGGCTGCCAACCTTGTACTGTTCGACATCGACGGAACGCTGGTGCACGCGGCGGGGGTCGGTCGCGCGGCCATCGAGGGGGCGATGATCGAGGTGTACGGGACACCCGGACCCATCGACGATCTCCCCTTCGACGGGATGACGGACCCGCAGATCGTGCGCACGCTCCTCCGCGCCGAGGGCCTGTCCGAAGCCGAGATCGCGCCGGGGTTCGACCGGCTGTGGGCCGCGTACGCGGCCCGGCTGGAAGACGAGATCGACGAGCGGCGCGAACGGATGCGCCCGACGCCGGGTGTCCCCGAAATCCTCGATGCGCTTGAAGCGGAGGGAGCGGCGCTCGGACTTCTGACGGGCAACATCGTCGCCGGCGCCGAGGGCAAGCTTTCCGCGGTCGGGCTCTGGGGCCGCTTTCCGTTCGGCGCCTTCGGGTGCGACGACGCGGACCGGAACCGCCTGCCGCCCATCGCGCTCGAGCGGGCCTTCCGCCATACGGGAACGCGGTACGGCCCCGGCCGAACCTGGATCATCGGGGACACCCCGCACGACATCGAGTGTGCCCGCGGGTCCGGCCTGTCCGTGCTCGGCGTGGCCACCGGACGCTTCTCCGTCGACGACCTTCGCCGGGCCGGCGCCGATGAGGCGCTTCCTTCGCTCCGGGACACCCGCCGCGTGATGTCGACCCTCGCAGGCCCATGAATCGGAGCCCGAAACGCGACCCGAAGGCGTATCGATTCGATGTCCACCTCGCGGGCGAGCAGGTACGGCCACAGGTCTCGGTCGTCTGTACGCCGGCCGGGGTTCACTTCGAGGACCGGCAGATCCCGCTCGCATCCGTCTTCTGGGTCTCGAGACGGGCCGGCCTCATCCTCGTCTTCGCCCGGCGGCAAACCGTCGCCTTCTTCGGGGACAGCGGAGACCTGGAGGATTTCGCCCGCAACGTGGAACGCGGTAGCGATGTGGCGGGCCGGCGATCCCTCCTCCGGCCACTGGCCGCGGACGTCGTCGTGTGTACCGCCGGCACCGAGATCACAGGGAGGATCGGCGACGCGCCTCTCGAGGGACTCTATCTCGCGGTGTTTACGAGGCGAGGGCTGCATCTCTTCGCCGAAGAACACGAGTACACCCTGCGCTGGCCCACCGAGCATGCGGCCGAGACAGCCGCCGCTCATGGCGATGGCCGCCCCGTCCTCGAACTCGCGAAGGGGGACGCGTCCTTCGAGATGCGGTATCTCTTCCCGGAGGAAATCCGTGCCGTCCTCGACGTTGCCGGCACCGATCCGGCGCCCCCGGATACCGACGACGCCCTGGAGATGTTCGACAAAGGGGAGGTCGCGCGCCCGTTGCGGGCGCGACTGCCCGATTTCTCCGTGGGCGCGGACACGCTGCAGCGGGTGTGCGAGGCGGCGGTCGACCGCGTGCGGATCGACCCTTCGATCGGCGAAAGCTTCGATCGACGCTACTTCGAGCGGCACTTCCGGACGCTCGGCGAGATCGCCCTGGGCCCGCTCATGCTGCGGCGCTCCGCCGCGCTCGAAGCCGACTCCGTCGCCGGCGCCGTTCAGGCCATGGATGCGGAGCAGATGCGGCAGGACGCGATCGCCGCGTTTCGCGGGGTCGCGGAAGAGTTGGTGCGACTGTATGCGGCTGAAGTAGAGGCGGTCGTCAGGACCCGGCGCCTCGACCGGGACAAGGGCGAGAAGGCGCGGTCCGCGGCGGAGGAACCTGCGCTGCGGAAGGTGATGTCGAAGCACATCGATGCGCTGAACCCGGCGTTCGACGCCACGCTGGCCCGGCAGCAGCTCCTCCTGCAGCAGTTGCATGCGCGCGATCTCGCCCCGCCGGAGGCGGAGGAAGCGAGCGTCGAAGAGGCGATCCGGGCCTGGACGGACGAGGTGACGAAACTCGACAGGGCGTACGTGTCCGCGGCCGCGGCGGCGCTCCTCGACATCGGGGCCCTGTGGTCCGATCGCATGATCCCCGGCCTGCGGGCGCTGGCAGCCCTTCGCGCTCGACGCTTGTCGAAGCGGGGCCGATGGGCGATTCTCGCGATAGTGGCGTTCTTCGTCGCCGCCGCGCTGGCCTGGCTGGCCCGGGACCTGATCCCTGGCTGGCCCGGGATCTGATCCAAGACAGAGGGTACGACAGATGGCAAGGAAGATGGCACAGCAGAAGAGCGCTCCGGCGCGCAAGAACCGGTGGTTCCCGATCGCTCTGGTCGTCATCGTGGCCGCCGGCGGGTACTGGCTGTTCGTGGGAGGCGGACAGGGTGGCTCGGGTCCGCCCGCGACACACCCGGACCTTCTCGAGGTCCTGGCCGAGGCGGAGGCCGACCCCTCCGTCGGCGTGCCGATCGGGCCGGAGTCCGCGCCGATCACGATCGAGGAGTTCTACGACCCCTCCTGCCCCCACTGCGCAACGTTTGCGGGCTTCGCCGGCAAGCTGCTGCGCCAGAACTACGTCGAGAACGCGAACGCTCCCGTGCGCTGGGTCTCGTACGACTACATGGTCGGTTTCCCCAACTCCGTCGCGGCCTCGCTGGCCGCGCGCTGCGCGGGCGAGCAGGGACTCTACTGGCCGGTGCACGACCTCATCCTCGCTCGTCAGACGCGCTGGTATCAGCTCGCCGACCCCGCCGATGCCATCGCGGAGATCGCGAGTCAGGCCGGCGTCGATGCCGATGCCTGGAACGCCTGCATGCGCGAGCGCCGCCCGCTCGTGGATATCGCCAAGTCCCACCAGTTCGGGGTGTCGCGCGGCGTGAACTCCACACCCACTCTCTTTGTCGACGGAGTGCTGGTCGACCTCGCGGGCGTGGAGCCCTACACGCACATCGAGGGCCTCATTCAGGCCCGGCTCGAGGCGCTCGCCTCCGGGAGCGATGCCTCGGAGAGCGGTCAGGGAGCGCCGTAACCCATGAGCGAACTGAACCGGCGCCGGGGGATCGCGCTCCTGGCGCTGGCCGGTGTCTTCCTCTCCACCTACCTGTTCCTCTATGCGCTCGGCTACTACGGCGAGCTTGCGTGCGGCGCGGGCGGCGGCTGCGATCTCGTGCAGGGATCGCGCTGGGCCCGCTTCCTCGGATTCCCCGTGGCCGGCTGGGGCGTGGGCTGGTACGTAGCGGTGTTCGGCATCTCGATGCTGGCGACCCGGGACGGGATCGGCGCCGCCGGCTGGATCCCGCGACTGCTGGCCGTGCTCGCCCTGGGCGGACTCGCCTTCACGATCTACCTGACGGCGCTCGAACTCTGGGTCATCCACGCCATCTGCCGCTGGTGCGTGGGGAGCGCCGTGATCACTCTCGGAATCTTCCTCCTCACGCTCCCCGAGTTCCGCGCGCTCCGCCGCTCGGGCTGACGCGCCCGAGCCGGATCAGGAGCCGAAGGGGCGCAGTTCGTTCCAGCGCTCGATGAACGCCACCGCGGCATCGACGAACACCTCCGTCGCGATCCGGCCGCGTTCCACGGTGGCCCCAGCCGGATCGCGCGTGCCCCACACGCCCGTCGACGACATCTCCGCGGACGAGGTGCCCTTGCCGGTCGACTCGTCCTTGAGTCCCTCGGCGAGGAACACGGCGAGTGCCGTCGGGTCGCCGGCCAGCACGTCCGGGAGCATGGCCTCCAGGTGGGCCGGCATCGTGACCTCCGCCGGCACCGCCGCGTCGATGTCCACCAGCGTCGGCATGAGATAGAGCGAGCTCGAGGTCTCGGGCGTCCCGCCGTGACGGTCGAGTTCGTCGGGCGGCGGCGTCGGGACGGAGGCCATCCGGTCCCGATCCCGGAAGCGCCCCGACACGGCGCCCAGGTCCACCGCGATCCCCGCCGTCTCCTGGTTGATGCGGTCCACGATGAACGTCGTGATGGCGCGGTTCCCTCCGTGGGCGTTCATGATCAGGAAGCGCTTGAAGCCGTGCGCGATGAGACTCTTCACCGCCTCGACGTAGACCTCCTGCACGAGCGGAGAAGGCAGCGTGATCGTCCCCTCGAACCCCATGTGATACGGCGACTGCCCCGGGAGCAGGATCGGAGCCACGAGGACGTCCGCCCGCTGCGCCACGAGCTTCGCCTGCTCGACGCCGTTCAGATAGTCGGTGCCGATCGGAAGGTGGTTGCCGTGCTGTTCCAGCGCGGCGACCGGGATCAGGACCATGTCGCTGCGCGCGAGAAAGTCCCGCACCTCCGGTACCGTCATGTGCGGCAGGTAGTTCTTCACCTTCTCCTGCGTCCACAGCGGGTTGGTCTGGGCGGCCGCCGCCGGAGCGAGGGCAAGGAGGACAGCCAGCGAAAGCGGCGAGACGGTCAGGGATCGTCGCATGGGACCGGCTCCTGTCGGAACGGATGGAACGTCAGGAAACGCCAAAGCCTCAGAAGGCCGTGATCGGCATGGTCAGGAGCGCCGCGTAGAGGTCGATCGCGTACCAGAGGTTCGCGATGCGCAGGTTCTCGTCGGGCGCGTGCTGGTTGTTGTCGTGGTTCGCGACGGGGACGTTCACGGCCGGCTTTCCGGCCACGTCGGTGAACAGGTAGAGGGGCAGGGTGCCGCCCAGGCCGGGCGCGAGGACGAGCGACCCCGGCCCGAACGCGCGGTCGGCCGCCGCCGAGGCCGCGGCGATGATCTCCTGCACGAAGGGGTTCCCCATCTCCGTGCGTGCCGCGGGATAGCCGCCACCCCCCGTGACCTTCGCGATGCGGGGATACCGGAGCCGGGTCTCCGTGTCGGGATCCTCGGATACGACGTGGAAGCCCTGCCCTTCGATGTGATCGACGACGAGCTGCCGCAGGTGTGCCGCCTCGTTGCCCTTCACGAGCCGGATGCCGAGCGCGGCGACGGCCGTGTTGGGGATGACGTTGCGCGCCAGCGCGCCGGTGTTGCCGCTCGTGAGCCCACGGATGTTGAGGGCCGGGAGGAGGATCCGCTCCGACAGCGTCTCCGGCTCCCCCTCCGTCCACGCGAGCCCCATCTCCCGCCTGAGGTCGTCGTCGACCGGGGGCATGGCTTCGAGCGCCGCGCGTTCCTCCGCCCCCAGCGGATCGGCCGTGTCGTACCAGCCCTCGATGAGCACCCGCCCGCTGTCGTCCTTCATCGAGGCGAGCAGCCGGGCGAGGATGTTCCCCGTGTCGGGCGCCCAGTTCCCGTAGTGGCCGGAATGGAGGTTCCGCGTGGCCCCGTACACCGTGACCTCCATCCCCATGGAGCCCCGCACGCCGAAAGTGAGTTGCGGCCGCCCGCTCTGGTGCGCGGGCCCGTCGAAAAAGAGCCACACGTCGACGTCGTCGATGCGGTCCGCCGCCATCTCCATGTACTGGCCCAGGTGCCGGGAGCCCGCCTCCTCCTCACCATCGAAGAAAAAGACCAGGTTTGAGGTCGGCTGGATTCCCTCATCCCGGAACGCCCGCAGCACGGGCAGAAGCGCGGAGATCGGCGCCTTGTCGTCCCCCGAGGAACGCGCGTAGATCCGCCACTCCGGGTCCACGGCCTCGCCGGCCTCCGGGAAGTCGCGCGGCTCCCCGCCCACCTCCATCGAAGCGGTGTACAGCGTGGGTTCGAAGGGGGGATGGGTCCAGTTCCGGGGATCGACGGGCTGCCCGTCGTAGTGGACGTAGATGCCGAGCGTCCGCTCCGCGCCCGGCGTCCGCAGTTCGCCGTACACGAGAGGCGCGACGCCGTCGATGCCGAGCAGTTCCGACGTGACGCCCACCGCCCGCAACTCGTCGCGGATGTACTCCGCCGCCCGCGTGACGTCCTCCAGGTCGCGGGCCCGGTTGGGATAGGTCAGGAATTCGGCGAAGTCCCGCAGGATCTCCACCTCGTGGGCCTCCCGGTACGTACGCGCCA is part of the Candidatus Palauibacter soopunensis genome and harbors:
- a CDS encoding glycosyltransferase, whose product is MTGAGAPRVSILLPCRDAEPFLGGCIESLVAQSEPRFEVLALDDGSSDGTGPLLRAWAERDSRVRLVDRDGSGIVAALRRLSDEARSPLLARMDADDVARPGRLAAQLRLLARRPDIAACGTGVRYFPRPRRGSGYLRYEGWINGLTEPAAVERDLFVECPIAHPTLMVRRDAFEAVGGYRDAGGPEDYDLILRLAAAGCRMTNVPQILHEWRLGLHRLSERSDRYSPDAFRRLKVAHLANGRVLACRPLVIWGAGKVGKAFARGWLEQVGAGSRMLPVEAFVDLDPRKIGQSIHGAVVLRPEDLPAFGAPARPYMLLAVGTPGARREIREALQALGFREIEDYRAVA
- a CDS encoding saccharopine dehydrogenase NADP-binding domain-containing protein, which codes for MRESKLLIYGATGYTGRLAVTEALRCGLRPVAAGRDPEKLAALASATSGARVLATRAFGLDDPAALAGALEDVSVVLHCAGPFSRTALPMYDACLKTGTHYLDITGEIDVFEALAARGSEAAAAGIMVLPGVGFDVVPSDCLIADLAARHPGGRTLRLGLAARSGASRGTMRTVAQAIGQFRIRRDGAIATVRPGQLRHAFDFGPPPDAALVGVLGDVTTAFHSTGIPNIETYLQATRSFTRLTRVLRGFGPLLAARTGQALLNRLLDRGPEGPSESARRTAHAILVAEIEDVEGRRVAARVRTPDPYGFTATVAVAIAGRALAGDVKAGYQTPSSAYGADLLREFDDVTWEVLGDQATAR
- a CDS encoding metallophosphoesterase family protein, which codes for MRLLLFSDLHTDLAAAASIVERAAGFDAVVGAGDFAVKRRGLDTIIEVLAAIETPTVLVPGNGESAEELSEACRGWPAARVLHGEGVDIGGVPFFGLGGGVPMTPFGSWSYDFTEEEALGLLAPCPEGAVLVSHSPPLGHADADASGRRMGSTAVLEAIERTRPRLVVCGHIHGSWGVRSRVGDTPIVNAGPGGVEWRLKSRGMPENPVD
- the gyrA gene encoding DNA gyrase subunit A, producing MTTESIERVEQRPLEEEMRESFIDYSMSVIVQRALPDVRDGLKPVHRRILYAMHEAGLGPTRPYRKSATVVGDVIGKYHPHGDSAVYDSLVRMAQEFSLRYPLVDGQGNFGSVDGDSAAAYRYTEARLAGFASELLGDIDKDTVDHTPNFDDRLQEPTVLPSALPNLLVNGSSGIAVGMATNIPPHNLREVAAACHRLIEAPDTTLDELMEIIRGPDFPTGGAIFGGAGIREAYRQGRGRVVMRAKADIEEGRDGRDRIIVREIPFMVNKTRLIEQIAGLVRDKKITDISDLRDESDRDGIRVVIELKRDAVPQIVLNQLFKGTQLQSTFGVIMLALVNGEPQVMDLKTMLGHFLEHRHEVVERRTRFEYGVAKDREHVLEGLKVAVDNIDEVIRIIRASPETEVASAELRSAFDLSERQADAILNMRLARLTGLEIEKLEEELEKVRARRQELEAILASRDLRMEIVGEELTTLVDKFGDERRTEIVPDTSDLTDEDLIAEERMVITVSHSGYIKRIEPQVYRAQRRGGRGIAGMGTKEEDWVEHLFLASTHDYLLIFTTAGRMYWLKVYQIPPARRTARGKPIVNLLQMAKDEKIASIVRAREFSDDRFLIFATRRGLVKKTSLAAYRNVRAPGLRAINILEDDRLIDVKVSDGSNDVVLATRRGRAIRFSEGDVREVGRVAQGVRGIRLQKGDTVVGMVVARRGGSLLTATDLGIGKRSNVDDYRLTRRAGQGVINLKVTERSGEVAAVREVTDDDELMFVTRNGVINRQRAEEIRVIGRNTQGVRLVSLDDGDELVDVAGLIDPIGTDPAADDPAEVDALDGADAGDVEATE
- a CDS encoding threonine/serine dehydratase — translated: MTGATATLVSLADVEAAHERIRGAVRRTPLIPAPFPRADGRGATDAPDGVWLKCENLQRVSAFKARGAYNYVSRLSPEERAAGLLTYSSGNHAQAVAWTARAFGVPARIVMPVDAPDVKREATIALGAEVELEGTTSAERKARAEEIQRELGGTMVPPFDDPDIIAGQGTVALEIVEQLGSREPGMVLAPIGGGGQLSGVAAVVRRRCPEAEVIGVEPAGAASMLRSLEHGAPVTLDSVSTVADGLKPVRPGDLTFAHCRDLVDRVITVDDGAIRDAVRWLFGLRLVVEPSGAATVAALLNGAVTPAARGETVAILSGGNIEPALLADWIGG
- a CDS encoding HAD family hydrolase codes for the protein MVSNGAGAANLVLFDIDGTLVHAAGVGRAAIEGAMIEVYGTPGPIDDLPFDGMTDPQIVRTLLRAEGLSEAEIAPGFDRLWAAYAARLEDEIDERRERMRPTPGVPEILDALEAEGAALGLLTGNIVAGAEGKLSAVGLWGRFPFGAFGCDDADRNRLPPIALERAFRHTGTRYGPGRTWIIGDTPHDIECARGSGLSVLGVATGRFSVDDLRRAGADEALPSLRDTRRVMSTLAGP
- a CDS encoding thioredoxin domain-containing protein, whose product is MAQQKSAPARKNRWFPIALVVIVAAGGYWLFVGGGQGGSGPPATHPDLLEVLAEAEADPSVGVPIGPESAPITIEEFYDPSCPHCATFAGFAGKLLRQNYVENANAPVRWVSYDYMVGFPNSVAASLAARCAGEQGLYWPVHDLILARQTRWYQLADPADAIAEIASQAGVDADAWNACMRERRPLVDIAKSHQFGVSRGVNSTPTLFVDGVLVDLAGVEPYTHIEGLIQARLEALASGSDASESGQGAP
- a CDS encoding vitamin K epoxide reductase family protein, producing the protein MSELNRRRGIALLALAGVFLSTYLFLYALGYYGELACGAGGGCDLVQGSRWARFLGFPVAGWGVGWYVAVFGISMLATRDGIGAAGWIPRLLAVLALGGLAFTIYLTALELWVIHAICRWCVGSAVITLGIFLLTLPEFRALRRSG
- a CDS encoding creatininase family protein encodes the protein MRRSLTVSPLSLAVLLALAPAAAAQTNPLWTQEKVKNYLPHMTVPEVRDFLARSDMVLIPVAALEQHGNHLPIGTDYLNGVEQAKLVAQRADVLVAPILLPGQSPYHMGFEGTITLPSPLVQEVYVEAVKSLIAHGFKRFLIMNAHGGNRAITTFIVDRINQETAGIAVDLGAVSGRFRDRDRMASVPTPPPDELDRHGGTPETSSSLYLMPTLVDIDAAVPAEVTMPAHLEAMLPDVLAGDPTALAVFLAEGLKDESTGKGTSSAEMSSTGVWGTRDPAGATVERGRIATEVFVDAAVAFIERWNELRPFGS